CACAGCGTGTGAAAGCAGGTGATTATACAGGGATCATCGTGATAAGAGAAGGATTTACCGATTCGTTAAGAAGTGGAGACAATGACCCGATTGTCGTGAAAACGTCTACGAAACACCCGATCCAGTCAGAGATGCTGAAGCTCTTGCTTAAGGGGGGAGAAGGCTATGTAACAGCAGCCCAAGGTGCCGTCAACACGGTCTACCATTTTCATTTAAAGCAGCTGGGTGGGGATGAACGTTCCTCACAAGTTCAAAAATGGATTGCTTCTTTTACTTTGTTCGCCCTTTCTAGAAATCAAGCTTTTGATCAGGAAACGTTATCCACGAGCGGCCAGGTTCCGTGGGATGTGCATGCCTATGCTGGAGGCTTTCTAACGTTATGGGCGCTCACACTACTACTCCTGCAATGGTCGTTCAGTAAGCGGTTGTGGGGACCGTTGCAACAACGCCAGCGAGTGATGGGCTATACATTGCCGTATCGAGTGCTCCATCAACTTATACATTATGCCTTTTGGGTGTTGCTACTTATTTGGACGTATATCGTCGGACTCTTTGTGTTTACGAGCAACACGATTTATTGGGGAACGGCGATTGGAAGTAGTTTACTGATTTCGCTTACGTTCGCATCACTTATCGTGTTCTTTGAAATCTGCATTCCCCACGAATTCGTTCGAACAACGGTTGTCACAGCTTTTTTCCTCTCGGGTTTACTCATGAGTGGCGTATGGATTCCAAGCCTCTATTTGCCTGAGTGGACAAGCTTTATAGAGGGGATGCTGCCACTTTCATCGATGTATAGCGGGATTGTCCAAATGCTGAGTAAGCATGGAGAGCTAGAATGGATGCAGCTTGGCGGCTGGACAATTAGTCTGCTACTCCTTACATCCATCATTGCAAGAGGGAGGGAGCGGCATGATGCGTACCTATCTTCAGCTTCATTGGGCTAGGTGGAAACGAGCGCCTTTCCTTAGCTTGTTGCTCTTCTGTCTTCCTCTCTTCTTGTTGTTCGGGAGTTTCTTAGGTGCATCTCAAACGACCACGGATGCAACGGTTCCGATTGGTTGGGTTGACTTAGATGATTCTGATTTCAGTAAGCGGGTATATACGGAAGTAAAGAAAGCAGAGCGCGTAACGCTTGTCTCCCTTAGAGAAGAGGAAGCGGAGAGAGCGGTGCAAAGAGGAGATGTAGAAGCGGCTTTTATACTAAAGGAAGGATTTGCAACAAGGCTTCGGGAAGGCGAAATAAATGACGTGTTCACATGGCTTAGGTCAGAACGTTCCCGCTTGGATGTCTTTGTGAAAGAGAAGATTGGCGAAGAAATGATGAGGATTGCCTTGGAGGAAAAAGCCATCTCCGTATTGAATGGTTATAAAGTTGATGCAACCGAAAGAGAGGTATCTCGTTGGTACAATCAGTACTTTGAGCCAGAGCCTTTATTTCAAATGGAGTTTTCTCAAGTGGATCGTCCATATGAAGACCGTTCTTCCGCTGTACAATCTTCGCTCATCCGTTCTATATTAGTCGCATACACACTGCTTTATTTCCTCTACTTACTTCGGTTCTTTACATTGGACAAGCATAAAGGGAGATTTATGCGCATATCCATAATGTCTAGAGTACCTTCCTATTATGGATGGAACTGCGCCTTTTTCGTAGTCTGTGGACTGCTGTTCTACGTTGTTGGTGATTACATAGGACAAGCGCTTGGGCTAATTAAGGGGAGTTCGATTTCTCATTATATTACCCTCGTTCTCCTCATGTTGCTTTTCTTTATTGTGTTGCTTATTGGAAGGAAGCGTGTTGCCGTGCTTGTGGTGCTCGCAGTTAGTGTGGGAGCTTTATTTGTAGGTAGTCTCCTCCTACAGTATGGAATGGTGTCCATTCCATAGATCGAGAGTGACAGGGAATGAAAGGGGTCATAGCGATGATCAACGTGAAGGATGTACAAAAGTCATACGGAAGAAAAGAAGTGATTCACCCGATGTCATTTACGATAGAGAAGGGGCAGTCAATCGGAATTATTGGTCCAAATGGAGCGGGAAAATCCACATTGTTGAAGATGCTTGCGACCATTGAGAAGCCGGATAGTGGTCAAATTTCGTATCGAAAAAAGCCGTATGCAAAGGTCGTCAAGAAGATACGAAAGGAAATGGCTTATGTCCCTCAAGATATTGCTCTTTATGAAGAATTAAAAGTGAGTGAACAGCTTCAATATTGGAAACGATTGTCCATGAAGAAAGGAACAACAGATTACTTAAATCAAATGATTGAAACGCTTGGCTTGCAGAAAGTGTGGAACACAAGAATTGACCGGTTATCGGGTGGGTGGAAGCGGAAAGTGAATCTAGCCGTCGGGCTGTTGAATCAACCTTCCATCATCCTTCTCGATGAACCAACTGCAGGCGTCGACATTGCTGCAAGACAAGATATGTTGAACTGGCTTCACCAGTTACACGAACAAGGGGTAACCATTATTCAAATCAGTCATGATATTGATGATGTGACGCGTTTAAGTGACGACTTGTTGTTAGTTGTAGAGGGTCGTGTCGGGTTTTATGGTTCAAAGGAACAATTGCCTGAGTATACCTCCGACATTCTAGAGAGGTTCCCTGACGAAGCTGATTTACCAAGCATACTCGATTATTTCAAACAGAAAGCCGCTTACCCGTACGGATAAGCGGCTGTTATTAGTCTCATGAAGAAATGTGCTTCGATTCCATTAAGAAGCTATAGGTTTCTCGGTGTGAACCATTGCAGCACACGTTCGCTGTAGCTTGATTTTTGCTACATGCTTATGTTGTGCGCAATTGACCTATTTATGAATGGAATGATTACACATTAGAGGGAACGGATAATACCGCCTTCAACACGTTGCATGTTGCCGTTGATTGCAGATGCTTGCTGAGAAGCAAGGAAGACAACGGTGCTTGCTACTTCTTCTACTGTACCAAAGCGTTGAATGAGTGAAGTTGGTTCATTTGCTTTAAAGTAGTTCTCAGTAAAGCTTTCAAGTTCTTCACCTGCATCTTCTGCGGCACCTTTCATAAAGCCTTCAACGCCTTCTGTCCATGTTGGGCCTGGAAGGACCGCATTAACCGTTACGTTCGTGCCTTTCGTACGCTCAGCAAGACCACGTGTAAGAGCGTTCACAGCACCTTTCGTTGTAGAGTACGCAATCATCGGTGCAATAGGCTTCACGCCTGCTTCACTTGAGATATTGATGATACGACCTGCATCACGTTCAAGCATCTTCGGTAGATAGTGGCTAGATAGACGGACCACGCTCATGATGTTCGTTTGGAAATAGTTCATCCATTCCTCTTCTGTAATCTCTTCAATTTGCTTAACCTCGAACCAAGCTGTGTTGTTTACAAGCACATCTAACGTACCAAGGTCATCTACTGCTTTAATCATCTTGTCAGCACCCTCAGGAGAAGAGAGGTCAGCTGCGACTCCGTGAACCTCACCAAATTCAGTTAGCTCTTTCACGATGCCATCTACTTTTTCTTGTGTGCGGCCATTCACAATTACGCGCGCACCTTCATTTAGAAATGTTTTAGCTGTTTCTTTCCCAATTCCTTGTGTAGAGCCTGTAACTAGCACAAGTTTATTCTTAAGTTTAAAGTCCATATTCATCATCCTTGTTGTCATCATATTTGTATCATGCATCGGTAATCGTATAGCAGAACGGATGGTTGAAGCAATTATGATGCTTGTATGTGTAGCTTATGCCAAATAAATTGATTCATCCGAAGCCAAAGAGATCCCTCTGTAGCTACTACAGAGGGATCTCTTTATTGTTACTCTCCTGATAAGCCGTAGAAGAAAAAGTGCATCATTTCGTCTATAAGCTTTGGGCTTGGCGTTCCATGGTGATACATGTCACGCACGCCGTTCGTAATTAGTTGTATATAGGTAAGTACAGCTTCATTGGACATGGATGGATGGATGAATCTTTCTTCTTTCCCTTGCTCAATAAGTTGTAAGAACAAAGGCATTACCTCACGTTGTGTGAACTCGTCAATAAATTGCTTCACCTGTTCCTGGTCTGTCATAAGGGAAACAACAAATTCAGAGTCAAACTGTAGAATTTGTTGCTGCTTTGATGTGAAGATATACGTCATCTTTTCCTTGAAGGAGAGGTCAGTTGCTTGAACGAGCTCGACAAACTCTCCAATGCGAGTGTGATAGTAATGTTTAATTGCTTCGACTAGCAATTGTTCTTTACTTCCAAAGTAATTATAGATGGTTACTTGAGACACTTCTGCTGCTTTGGCGATGTCTTGTATGCTAACTTTCTTTACACCATTTTCAGCAAACAGCGTAAAAGCTGTCTCCAGAATTATTTGCTTCTTTCGTTCTGTTCTTCGTTCGAAACCGTTCATGTTTTGCTCCACCTCTACGCTCTATCATACCCGTTCTTTTGAACTATTACAATTCATATAGTTCAAAAAAGGGTATACCTAGTGCCGTTCGTAAAGGCGGTCCTCGTAAGATGAAGGGCTGTTCATATAGGTGAAATAGGAAAGTGACGGTTGTACATCTGATGAACTGCCAGGGGTTGAATAGGATACAATGCGGAATACAGAAGCGGTAAGCAAATTGTAAAACGTATCGCTTCGCTCTGTCCCCCAAGTAGCTTCTTCCTGTAAGTTGTGCTTCCAATGTTCAAGTTGAATCTCCCGCGTTTCAATAGGAAGCGTGTGTAAGGACTGTCGATAAAGGTTCTTTACTTCTTTACATGCAAGCTTTAAGCCAATGGCTAATTGTACGGTACTTGATGTCTGATGCTCCTCTAATTCATGAATCAACTGGGAGGTCACTCCGATTGTCTGTTCATGCGAGTATGCTTGAAGTAACGTCTGAACAAGGGAATGGAGCGTTTGGTGTTCGTGTCGTTCCAAATGAATAGGATTGCCCATTTCTTATCTCCTTTCTGAATCACTTAGGTGCTGTCCTTATAATGGTTCTACTAGTTTGGGGTGAAAGAAGAAGGGATATACATCTCAAGTAGACACATGGGTAAAACTGTGGGTACAGTAAAGAGAAGGAGAGGTGGGGTGGTTAGATGAGTAAATTAAATTTATCTCAATTCGAGAAGAAAATTGAAGTGCGAAATATTGTCATGGAAGACATTCCTCAAATTATGGAATTACAGAAACTATGCTTCAAAGATATGGACCCGTGGAAAGAGGAGCATTTGCGGAGTCATTTGCTTCACTTTCCAGATGGTCAATTCTGTGTGGAATACGATGGAGACATCATAGGCAGTTGCTCGTCTCTCATCGTCAACTTTGATGAATATGATGACCAGCATACGTGGGATGACATCACAAATGAGGGGTACATAACAAATCATGACCCTGAGGGATATAATTTGTATGGCATTGAAGTGATGGTCCATCCAGATTACCAGGGAATGAAGATTGGGAAGAGATTGTATGATGCAAGGAAGGAACTAGCCGAACAGTATAACTTAAAGAGCATTATCATAGGGGGGCGAATTCCGAACTATCATCTGCACAAAGATGACCTGTCACCAAGAGAGTACGTGGAAGAGGTTATGAAGCAGAATATTTATGACCCTGTGTTGACCTTCCAAGTGATGAATGGATTCTCAGTCATGCGCATTAACCCAAATTATTTGCCAGACGATGATGAATCGGTCTCCTATGCTACGTTAATGGAGTGGAACAATGTTGATTATCGTGCGAAAACGAAGCGTCAGTTCAAGTCCTCTTACCCCGTACGCATCACCGTCATTCAATATATGATGAAAGAGATTTCTTCATTTGAAGACATGGCGCGACAAGTAGAGTACTACGTTGATGTTGCGTATGATTTCGGATCTGACTTTGCAGTGTTCCCAGAAATCTTTACAACCCAGCTCATGTCCTTCTTAGATGAGAAGATTCCTTCTAAAGCGGTACGGAAGCTGTCAGGATATACGGAGCGTTATATTGAGTTATTTACTGATCTTGCTGTGAAGTACAACATTAACATTATTGGAGGCTCTCATTTCGTAGAGGAAGATGACGAAATCTACAATATTGCTTACTTGTTTAGGCGAGATGGCACAATTGAAAAGCAGTACAAGATTCACGTGACACCGAATGAACGGAAATGGTGGGGTGTCCAAGCTGGTGATACTGTCCGTGTCTTTGATACAGATTGCGGAAAGATTGCGATTCAAATTTGTTATGACATTGAGTTTCCTGAGCTTGCCCGGATTGCGGTAGACCAAGGGGCCAACATTATCTTCTGTCCATTCTGTACCGATGACCGTCAAGGATACTTACGCGTACGCTATTGTGCACAAGCAAGAGCTGTTGAGAATCAAGTGT
Above is a window of Pontibacillus halophilus JSM 076056 = DSM 19796 DNA encoding:
- a CDS encoding ABC transporter permease; the encoded protein is MNRVMLWFMEWRATVRRPSSLFLAFVFPLLFAGVVFTAGSAYLEHNGEEPIIVGVVDDDDTYETKALLNQLSQEGALNQVLSFQEEDSEQTATQRVKAGDYTGIIVIREGFTDSLRSGDNDPIVVKTSTKHPIQSEMLKLLLKGGEGYVTAAQGAVNTVYHFHLKQLGGDERSSQVQKWIASFTLFALSRNQAFDQETLSTSGQVPWDVHAYAGGFLTLWALTLLLLQWSFSKRLWGPLQQRQRVMGYTLPYRVLHQLIHYAFWVLLLIWTYIVGLFVFTSNTIYWGTAIGSSLLISLTFASLIVFFEICIPHEFVRTTVVTAFFLSGLLMSGVWIPSLYLPEWTSFIEGMLPLSSMYSGIVQMLSKHGELEWMQLGGWTISLLLLTSIIARGRERHDAYLSSASLG
- a CDS encoding SDR family NAD(P)-dependent oxidoreductase, translated to MDFKLKNKLVLVTGSTQGIGKETAKTFLNEGARVIVNGRTQEKVDGIVKELTEFGEVHGVAADLSSPEGADKMIKAVDDLGTLDVLVNNTAWFEVKQIEEITEEEWMNYFQTNIMSVVRLSSHYLPKMLERDAGRIINISSEAGVKPIAPMIAYSTTKGAVNALTRGLAERTKGTNVTVNAVLPGPTWTEGVEGFMKGAAEDAGEELESFTENYFKANEPTSLIQRFGTVEEVASTVVFLASQQASAINGNMQRVEGGIIRSL
- a CDS encoding ABC transporter ATP-binding protein, with the translated sequence MKGVIAMINVKDVQKSYGRKEVIHPMSFTIEKGQSIGIIGPNGAGKSTLLKMLATIEKPDSGQISYRKKPYAKVVKKIRKEMAYVPQDIALYEELKVSEQLQYWKRLSMKKGTTDYLNQMIETLGLQKVWNTRIDRLSGGWKRKVNLAVGLLNQPSIILLDEPTAGVDIAARQDMLNWLHQLHEQGVTIIQISHDIDDVTRLSDDLLLVVEGRVGFYGSKEQLPEYTSDILERFPDEADLPSILDYFKQKAAYPYG
- a CDS encoding ABC transporter permease, whose protein sequence is MMRTYLQLHWARWKRAPFLSLLLFCLPLFLLFGSFLGASQTTTDATVPIGWVDLDDSDFSKRVYTEVKKAERVTLVSLREEEAERAVQRGDVEAAFILKEGFATRLREGEINDVFTWLRSERSRLDVFVKEKIGEEMMRIALEEKAISVLNGYKVDATEREVSRWYNQYFEPEPLFQMEFSQVDRPYEDRSSAVQSSLIRSILVAYTLLYFLYLLRFFTLDKHKGRFMRISIMSRVPSYYGWNCAFFVVCGLLFYVVGDYIGQALGLIKGSSISHYITLVLLMLLFFIVLLIGRKRVAVLVVLAVSVGALFVGSLLLQYGMVSIP
- a CDS encoding TetR/AcrR family transcriptional regulator yields the protein MNGFERRTERKKQIILETAFTLFAENGVKKVSIQDIAKAAEVSQVTIYNYFGSKEQLLVEAIKHYYHTRIGEFVELVQATDLSFKEKMTYIFTSKQQQILQFDSEFVVSLMTDQEQVKQFIDEFTQREVMPLFLQLIEQGKEERFIHPSMSNEAVLTYIQLITNGVRDMYHHGTPSPKLIDEMMHFFFYGLSGE
- a CDS encoding bifunctional GNAT family N-acetyltransferase/carbon-nitrogen hydrolase family protein, yielding MSKLNLSQFEKKIEVRNIVMEDIPQIMELQKLCFKDMDPWKEEHLRSHLLHFPDGQFCVEYDGDIIGSCSSLIVNFDEYDDQHTWDDITNEGYITNHDPEGYNLYGIEVMVHPDYQGMKIGKRLYDARKELAEQYNLKSIIIGGRIPNYHLHKDDLSPREYVEEVMKQNIYDPVLTFQVMNGFSVMRINPNYLPDDDESVSYATLMEWNNVDYRAKTKRQFKSSYPVRITVIQYMMKEISSFEDMARQVEYYVDVAYDFGSDFAVFPEIFTTQLMSFLDEKIPSKAVRKLSGYTERYIELFTDLAVKYNINIIGGSHFVEEDDEIYNIAYLFRRDGTIEKQYKIHVTPNERKWWGVQAGDTVRVFDTDCGKIAIQICYDIEFPELARIAVDQGANIIFCPFCTDDRQGYLRVRYCAQARAVENQVYTVIAGTVGNLTQVENMDIQYAQSGIFTPSDFEFARDGIVGECHPNIETVVVGDVDLEVLRRQRKSGTVRHLQDRRQDLFNLQYKKVEAEIVPND